The following is a genomic window from Alphaproteobacteria bacterium LSUCC0396.
ATGAGGCTGGTGCTGGATCGGCGATGAAAGCGGTTAACCAGCTATTGGCCGGGGTGCATATCGCGGCCATGGGCGAAGCGCTGACATTTGGCATTAGCCAGGGCGTCGACGCGGCGCGCATTGTCGAGGTGATTTCAAAATGCGCCGGCACCAGCTGGATGTTTGAAAATCGTGCACCGCACGTTGTTGATGGTGATTACACACCACATTCCGCAGTAAATATCTGGCTCAAAGACCTTGGCATTGTGTTGGATGTGGCAAAGGGGTCGAATTTTTCTGCGCCTCTGGCCGCCGCTGCTTTGCAGCAATTTGTCGCTGCTGCCGGGCAAGGGCTTGGCCGTGAGGACGATGCCGCAGTTGCCAAGGTTTATGCCCATAATGCTGGCATCAGTCTACCAAAGGCAAAATAAACGGCATTATTTACGCACCCAGATGACAAAAAATTAGCTACCAAAAAATTAGCTACCCGTTTCAACCGGCGCATCAGACGCGCCCCATTCACTCCATGATCCGTCATAGACAAAGACATTTTCATTGCCAAGAAGCGCCAGCCCAAGCGCAAGGCCGCAAGCAGTCACGCCCGAACCACAGGTAGTAATCACTGGACGGCTGGTTTCAATCCCGCCAGCGGCAAAGGCTGCAGCAATCTCGTCAATTGAACGCAAACCACCATCTTTATCAATGAGGCTGGCAATTGGCACATTTGAGGCACCGGGCATGTGACCGCCACGCAAACCGGCCCTCGGTTCGGGGTCAATGCCCGCAAAACGGCCGGGTGAGCGGGCATCTGCGATTTGCCCGGCAACGCCAAGCTCGACCAGATTGCGAAGGCTCTCCATCGGGATCATCTGTGCCCCAACGGGCGCCCGAACGCTAAAACTGCCTTTATCAACATTATTTGCTGGGCCGGATTCCGTTGGCCCAGAAATGGCAAGCCATGATTTGAGGCCACCATCAAGAACACTAACCTTGTCATGCCCAAACAGGCGCAGCATCCACCATGCACGCGCTGCGCTTAAAAACACCGAGTCGCAATAGACAATCACATGATCATCATTGTTGAGGCCAAGCAATTGCATCTCTGATTGGAACAGATCGGCAGAGGGAAGTGTATGCGGAAGAGGGGACGATTTATCAGCAATTCGATCAATGTCAAACCGGCCTGATCCAGCGATTCGGCAGGCAAGATGTTCGTCATTCGCATTACGACCCAATGTTGGCAGATGCGATGTTGCATCGAGGATTTTAACCCCCGTTTTACCGAGATTTTCGACAAGCCATCCGGCGGTAACCGTCAATGGTGTTGAAGACGCTGAAGATGGCATAAAAACCTCTTTTATAATCAGTTTGGAAACTTAGCGCTGCTCTGCTGGCAGACAAAGCGGACCATTACAGCCAGCTTGGCACCGGCAAATTCTTTGATTTCAAAAATTCAGGGTTCCAGACCTTTGACTGATAACGCTGACCAGAATCGCATAAGATCGTAACAATCCGGTTACCCGGGCCCAATTCGCGCGCCATAGCGACAGCGCCCGCAACGTTAATTGCGGTAGAGCCGCCAAGATAAAGCCCCTCATTCTGCATCAGGTCAAAAATCAGCGGTAAGGCCTCGCTGTCATTCAGGCAGAACGCCATATCCACGGGAGCCTCGGCAAGATTGGCGGTGATTCGGCCTTGACCAATGCCCTCAGAAATCGAATTTCCGTCTGATTTCAATTCACCATGACGATAATAATTAAACAGCGCAGAGCCCTCGGGATCCGCAAGCCCTATTTTAATGTCCTTGTTCTTTTCTTTCAGAAATTTACCAACCCCGGCAAGTGTCCCACCAGATCCAACAGCGCAGATAAAGCCATCTACCAGCCCGTCAGTCTGATTCCATATCTCGGGGCCAGTGGTCTGGTAATGCCCCTGCAAATTCGCTGTATTATCAAATTGATTGGCCCAAATCACCCCGCCATTATGCGTTGCCGACAGCTCTTTTGCCAGCGCTTCGGAATAACGCACATAATTGTTCGGATCCTTATAGGACGCTGCTGGCACAAGGCGCAAATCTGCCCCGCATACACGCAAAACATCCTTTTTTTCCTGACTTTGGGTTTCCGGCATAACGATTACCGACTTATAGCCTTTGGCATTGCCAACCATGGTCAACCCAATACCGGTATTGCCAGCCGTGCCCTCAACGATCAGCCCACCAGGCCCGATAAGGCCGCGCGCCTCAGCATCCTCAATGATCGCCTTGGCCGCTCTGTCCTTAACCGATCCCCCTGGATTCATGAACTCGGCTTTTCCATAAATCTCACATCCGGTCATTTCCGAAACAGCCTTTAGACGGATCAACGGCGTGTTGCCAATTGCAGCAACAAATCCGGGAACATTGCTTTGCGACATGAATTCACCTTTGTGGATTTTTAGTGCGATACCAGCCTACCAAGCGACAAGCAAAAATGCACGAGATAGCGGGCGGAATAGTCGATAATGTAAAAGCCCGATATCATTTGTAAATCTAAAACTGCATTTCCTGTGATGGATCGCGCCATATTCGGGGTAATTCCATTCTTGGCAGGCTCTGTTGTTCGTGGCACCATCAGGCAAAGCCAGCGATCGTAAAAACGTCCAGCGATCGTAAAAACGTTAAGTGATAGCAAATGGCTCACACAAGCGGGGGCTCGGCGTAACAAAAGATAGGTAAAAAGGGGCATATAACCCATCATGGCGCGCATCACACTCATCAGGCATGGCAAAGCCGAAAAACCGATGGCCGGCAAGCAAGATATTGACAGGTCGTTGATTACCCGCGGCCAGCAAAACGCCGCAGCTGTTGGTGGCTTTATTGCCGCCCATAAAATGCTGCCACAATTGGTATTAGTGTCTCCGGCCGTGCGCACCCGCGAAACCTATGAGCACATAAAACTGCACTGGCCTGATAATATTGAGGCCAAATATGTAGATGCGCTCTATGAAGCGTCGGCAAGCACATTGCTGCACGCAATCATTGATCATGCTGGTGATTTGTCAGATGTAGCTGTGATTGGGCATAATCCCAGCCTTGTCGTACTGCTAAATCATATGGTTGGTGACGGCCATGCCGAGCAAAACCTTGGCTATTTTCCAACCTGCTGTACTGCAGATATTGGGTTTGTCGCGCCCAAAATTTGCGACATTATTTCGGATGAAGGCAGGTTGCTGTCAATAAAACGGGCGCGCGATCTCTAGTTTGACTGGTCTTTGATTAGGTCATATACGCTGACGAGGCGCGCGACCGGAACCGGTTTCCCACACTTCCATAAATCATTCATTTTTGTAAATCATTGGGCTGTTGCCGCTTGACAGGTTTGTTTTAGCGTATTAAACCGCTATCACATTAAAGCATTAATCATTTCAGGATGAGGCGCTGGTGAAACGCGACCAGATAGACACGACGCATGAAGATGATCTTTTTGACGCCATTCTGGCGTTAAAAAACGCCGATGAGGCGCGCAATTTCTTTTACGACCTGTGCACGCCAACTGAATTAGAGGGGTTGATCGATCGATGGCGCGTTGCACAAATGCTGGTGAAAAAGGTGCCGTACCGCAAAATTGCCGAGGAAACCAACGTGAGCACTGCAACAATCGTTCGTGTGGCCCGGTTTTTAAACAACGGTTTTGATGGCTATAAAACAATCATGCAAAGACAGGGTAAGTTATGAGTGACGACAAACGGCTGAAAATAGCCATCCAGAAATCGGGCAGACTTGCCGATATGTCGATACAGCTTCTGGAAAAATGCGGTATTTCGCTGGCCAAAAGCCGTGATCAGCTTTTATGTCGTGCGCAGAATTTCCCGTTAGATATTTTTCTCGTTCGTGATGACGATATTCCGGCGTTTCTGGCAACCGATGTTTGCCAACTCGGCATTTTAGGGCAGAACGGCCTGTTGGAAAAGCAGGCGCTTGGCAATGGTAAATTTGCCGGACTTCGCCAGCTATTGCCGCTTGGCTATGGCAAATGTCGCCTGTCGATTGCTGTGCCACATGATTTTGATTACCAGTCAATCAGCTCACTTAAAGGCAAGGTTATCGCGACATCATATAAGGGGTTATTGGCACAATATCTTGCAGATCACAAAATTGACGCAGATATTGTAACGATGCAAGGCGCTGTTGAGGTGGCACCAAGAACACATCTTGCCGATGTGATTTGTGACCTTGTGTCAACTGGCAGTACCTTGGCGTCGAACGGCCTTGTAGAAAAGGACATCATCCTCGAATCACAGGCGGTGCTTGTGAGCAATCAGATTGATGATCCCAACATTGCCGCATTGGCCGAAAAAGTCACATCGCGCATTAAGGCGGTGCTGCGCGCGGAAAACAGCCGCTATATCATGCTGAACAGCCCAATTGACTCGCTTGACGCGATCAAGGCAGTGCTGCCCGGCTCGCAATCTCCAACAGTCATGCCGCTGCAGGGCCGCGATGATATGGTTGCAGTTCACGCTGTCTGCGAGGAGGGGGTGTTCTGGGACACGATGGAAGATCTGAAAGCCAATGGCGCTAATTCCATTCTTGTTGTTCCCATCGAAAAAATGCTGGATTAACACCATGACAAGCAATTCACTCTCTGAAATGACAGCAATCTGTCAACGTGCGCGCCCGGAAATTCTGGCTATGGCTGGTTATGTTTCAGCGCGGTCACTGCAATTACCAGGCAGCCAGACCATCTTTCTGGACGCCAATGAATGCGCCTATGAGCCTTTTGTTGGTGCCAGCGGCCTGTCACGTTATCCGGCGCAGCAGCCCCAAGCACTAGTCGATGGATTCTGCCGGTGGCTTGACGTTTCATCGCGCAATCTGACGATTACCCGCGGCGCGGATGAGGGTATTGATTGCCTGATGCGGGCCTTTTGTGTTCCGGGGGTTGATAATATCGTGATCTGCCCGCCAACCTTTGCGATGTATGCTCAATCGGCGATGTTGCAGGGTGTGGCCGTAAAATCAGCCATGTTGGACAGCGATTTTGGCCTTGATCTGAAAGCAATTGCCAAGGCCGTCGATGCGAATACTAAAATGATTTTTGTATGTTCGCCAAATAATCCGACTGCCAACTTGATGGATGCGGCGGCAATCCATAGCCTTTGCGAAGACTATGCCGATAGGGCATTGATTGTCGTCGACGAGACCTATATCGAATTTAGTGATCAGCCAAGTATGATTGCCAAGCTGGATCAATTTGCCAATCTGGTGGTGTTGCGAACCTTATCCAAATCACATGCGGCAGCGGGTTTGCGGTGCGGTGCGGTGGTGGCGCGGGCTGATATCACTGGCTTGTTGCAAAAAGTGTTGGCGCCATATCCGTTGGCGGTGCCAGTAACGCAGGCGGCATTGACCATTCTTAAGCCCAAAAACACCATGAAATTGGCTGAAAAGCGGGCTGATATTATTGCGCGCCGTGATGTCTATGCGCGGCAGATGGCGCAATGTGGCGATGTTTTATCGGTTCTGCCGTCAGATGCAAATTATCTGTTACTGATTGTTCGCAATGCCGCTGATTTTTGCGAAAGGGCGCGCAATGCAGGCATTATCCTGCGCGATCAGTCGCACCAGCCCGGACTGGAGAACGCGGTTCGTATCTCGGTTGGCAGTGAAACTGAGATGCAGCGACTGCTGGCGGTAATGTCGAGCGAGGCTACAGAGGCCTTGCCAGAACAACGCCGGTTTAGCGTCACCCGAAAAACCAGCGAAACCGCAATTTCAGTTACCGTCAATTTAGATCAGGCTGGCCCGGTTAAGATTAATACTGGCGTTGGTTTCTATGATCATATGCTGGATCAGATTGCCAAACATGGCGGGTTTTCGCTTGAGCTGGAATGTGATGGTGATTTGCATATTGATCCGCATCATTCGGTTGAAGATTGCGCGATTGCGCTTGGACAGGCTATCCGCGGTGCGCTAGGCGACAAGCGTGGGATTGGCCGTTATGGGTTTTTCTTGCCCATGGATGAGTCACTGGTAAAGGTTGCGCTTGATTTCGGCGGTCGCTTCTATCTGGATTTCAAGGCTGATTTTCCCGAAAGCAATGTTGGCGATTTGCCCTGCGATATGGTGCCTCATGTGTTTTATTCGCTGGCTGAACATATGCAGGCCAATTTGCATATCGAGGTAACTGGCGAGAACACGCATCACATGGTTGAGGCCTGTTTTAAGGGGTTTGGCCGCGCGTTGCGTCAGGCTATCCGTATCGAGGGTAACGAGATGCCCAGCACAAAGGGAACATTATGATCGCGATTATCGATAGCGGCGGGGCAAATATCGCCTCGGTTCAATTTGCGCTGGAACGTCTTGGGGCGGCCTCTATATTAACCGACGATGCCGCCACCATCCGATCCGCCGACAAGGTTTTACTGCCAGGCGTTGGGGCAGCGCCGGTGGCGATGCAGCGTCTTGCGCAAACCGGGCTTATTGACTGTATCCGAGAATTGACCCAGCCAGTTTTGGGAATTTGCCTTGGAATGCAGCTGTTATTTGCGCGTTCAGCCGAGGGTGACACGCCGCTTTTGGGGCTTTTTGCGGCAAATTGTTCAGGCTTCACACCAGCGCCCGGCCGGTCGGTGCCACATATGGGATGGAATCGGCTTGCCCGTCAGCAAGATCACCCCCTATTGGCCGGCATTGACGACGGCGCACATGTCTATTTTGTGCATAGTTATTTTGCGCCAGTGACGTCCGATACCGTTGCGGCATCGTCGTATGGCGATGATTTTACCGCGATTGTCGCCAAAAATAACTTTATGGGATGCCAATTTCACCCCGAACGTTCAGGGCCGGTTGGCGCGCAGATTTTACGCAATTTTCTGGAGATGCCATCATGATCATTTACCCCGCAATTGACCTGATTGGCGGTGCAGTTGTGCGTTTGCATAAGGGCGATTTTGATCAATTAACAAACTATGGCGATGACCCTGTGGCGGTTGCGCAATCCTATGCTGATGCGGGTGCTGACTGGTTACATCTGGTGGATCTTGATGGTGCAAAAAACCCTGATAACCGGCAGATTGATCTGATTGCAAAGATTATCAGCAGCACCGGCCTAAAGGTACAGACAGGTGGCGGCATTCGGTCATTCGAC
Proteins encoded in this region:
- a CDS encoding sulfurtransferase, with product MPSSASSTPLTVTAGWLVENLGKTGVKILDATSHLPTLGRNANDEHLACRIAGSGRFDIDRIADKSSPLPHTLPSADLFQSEMQLLGLNNDDHVIVYCDSVFLSAARAWWMLRLFGHDKVSVLDGGLKSWLAISGPTESGPANNVDKGSFSVRAPVGAQMIPMESLRNLVELGVAGQIADARSPGRFAGIDPEPRAGLRGGHMPGASNVPIASLIDKDGGLRSIDEIAAAFAAGGIETSRPVITTCGSGVTACGLALGLALLGNENVFVYDGSWSEWGASDAPVETGS
- a CDS encoding cysteine synthase A; the encoded protein is MSQSNVPGFVAAIGNTPLIRLKAVSEMTGCEIYGKAEFMNPGGSVKDRAAKAIIEDAEARGLIGPGGLIVEGTAGNTGIGLTMVGNAKGYKSVIVMPETQSQEKKDVLRVCGADLRLVPAASYKDPNNYVRYSEALAKELSATHNGGVIWANQFDNTANLQGHYQTTGPEIWNQTDGLVDGFICAVGSGGTLAGVGKFLKEKNKDIKIGLADPEGSALFNYYRHGELKSDGNSISEGIGQGRITANLAEAPVDMAFCLNDSEALPLIFDLMQNEGLYLGGSTAINVAGAVAMARELGPGNRIVTILCDSGQRYQSKVWNPEFLKSKNLPVPSWL
- a CDS encoding histidine phosphatase family protein, translating into MARITLIRHGKAEKPMAGKQDIDRSLITRGQQNAAAVGGFIAAHKMLPQLVLVSPAVRTRETYEHIKLHWPDNIEAKYVDALYEASASTLLHAIIDHAGDLSDVAVIGHNPSLVVLLNHMVGDGHAEQNLGYFPTCCTADIGFVAPKICDIISDEGRLLSIKRARDL
- a CDS encoding YerC/YecD family TrpR-related protein, with the translated sequence MKRDQIDTTHEDDLFDAILALKNADEARNFFYDLCTPTELEGLIDRWRVAQMLVKKVPYRKIAEETNVSTATIVRVARFLNNGFDGYKTIMQRQGKL
- the hisG gene encoding ATP phosphoribosyltransferase, with product MSDDKRLKIAIQKSGRLADMSIQLLEKCGISLAKSRDQLLCRAQNFPLDIFLVRDDDIPAFLATDVCQLGILGQNGLLEKQALGNGKFAGLRQLLPLGYGKCRLSIAVPHDFDYQSISSLKGKVIATSYKGLLAQYLADHKIDADIVTMQGAVEVAPRTHLADVICDLVSTGSTLASNGLVEKDIILESQAVLVSNQIDDPNIAALAEKVTSRIKAVLRAENSRYIMLNSPIDSLDAIKAVLPGSQSPTVMPLQGRDDMVAVHAVCEEGVFWDTMEDLKANGANSILVVPIEKMLD
- the hisC gene encoding histidinol-phosphate transaminase yields the protein MTSNSLSEMTAICQRARPEILAMAGYVSARSLQLPGSQTIFLDANECAYEPFVGASGLSRYPAQQPQALVDGFCRWLDVSSRNLTITRGADEGIDCLMRAFCVPGVDNIVICPPTFAMYAQSAMLQGVAVKSAMLDSDFGLDLKAIAKAVDANTKMIFVCSPNNPTANLMDAAAIHSLCEDYADRALIVVDETYIEFSDQPSMIAKLDQFANLVVLRTLSKSHAAAGLRCGAVVARADITGLLQKVLAPYPLAVPVTQAALTILKPKNTMKLAEKRADIIARRDVYARQMAQCGDVLSVLPSDANYLLLIVRNAADFCERARNAGIILRDQSHQPGLENAVRISVGSETEMQRLLAVMSSEATEALPEQRRFSVTRKTSETAISVTVNLDQAGPVKINTGVGFYDHMLDQIAKHGGFSLELECDGDLHIDPHHSVEDCAIALGQAIRGALGDKRGIGRYGFFLPMDESLVKVALDFGGRFYLDFKADFPESNVGDLPCDMVPHVFYSLAEHMQANLHIEVTGENTHHMVEACFKGFGRALRQAIRIEGNEMPSTKGTL
- the hisH gene encoding imidazole glycerol phosphate synthase subunit HisH, with protein sequence MIAIIDSGGANIASVQFALERLGAASILTDDAATIRSADKVLLPGVGAAPVAMQRLAQTGLIDCIRELTQPVLGICLGMQLLFARSAEGDTPLLGLFAANCSGFTPAPGRSVPHMGWNRLARQQDHPLLAGIDDGAHVYFVHSYFAPVTSDTVAASSYGDDFTAIVAKNNFMGCQFHPERSGPVGAQILRNFLEMPS